In a genomic window of Rhododendron vialii isolate Sample 1 chromosome 12a, ASM3025357v1:
- the LOC131311532 gene encoding uncharacterized protein LOC131311532, translating into MEDLWVPFKFERLSEYCFECGRIGHSIPECKWKETGATLSKAFDCGLRAEISPINVINYGVRPPKIAAYPKPSVQLSREGGQDGGAWQERVERWLEDTPDNAIVRERMNVSDKGGARQEGHVPIAESHSCPEENIRDPDEVFSQSIPPIITIGPSSFVISDLSARESRPTPSLVKTPYFVEEPDSPRAFQRSPPAKTQKSLSLEVAQDEDIIKTPLSPRAPMEIALSSVFDRFLSLKRKEREDDEPPQNSKKSGHLIQLKANVPSLPDTPFLVPSIPSPALSPCLPVSRGRGSQSLRGNRGKKSTPVRRIKKALPYVEEEQLVDVQVFQSDSVPSTPRSDEGDQNRAVVAGPNQPQPQWERIFFWNQLRAVARENHYPWLCVGDFNEVASTWEKEGGNEYRGRRIELFQELISDCGWMDLEFKGPAFTWSNNQGGTNNIRERLDRAMASASWRLLWPTAQVFHEVKMGSDHCPLLIKLSNNLKKVPYQFKFESMWATSEECSRVIASAWDTSTPGSAMYSLRTKLRSCQKSLQEWSRKTFGNNKKRIEDLTEKIRIIQSLPFSQEGFSQEQDFAKELEITMLREEMYVHQRSRVNWLKFGDKNTVFFHATLMQRRQRNQLCTIKDGRGIWLKEETEINRHLGEFFSNLFEASGDRDFTAALVGVHRKITDSMNHKLTKAISKGEILLARDQLGALKSPGPDGFPGFFYKKPIAPCNFILKIITKILANRLKSILRGIITPNQSAFVPGRLIQDNIIVAHEAFHHLRRKKNGYGGYMAVKLDFNKAYDRVEWDFLQAILEKMGFNRVWIQWVMQCVTTMSFGVSVNGEVKAKVSPRRGLRQGDPLSPYLFLLVKDVLSNLLTQAVQSRNLLGVHLGQQCPSLSHIFFADDALLFAKAELPECQSLMKILDTYGKASGQSVNLNKSGIFFSSNLNPIDKQLICSFLNIPPLKDDAKYLGLPSLWGRSKAEELSFLVEKTLKKLQGWKQRIISHSGKEVMIKDVAQAIPTYAMACFWFPQKTVNKLNSLIRNYWWKGDPENRGIFWASWDRMIAPKEEGGMGFRDFSAFNEALLAKQAWRLLMNPNSYWAKMMKGLYFPNSNFLTAVRGKKASWAWTSMLKGREVLCKGLRWQVSGGREINFWEDKWVPSIQNFKVNTPKPHGCQIQKVSEVIRPGMQGWDVNKLRRVISEDEVNAIVKIALPSNPRRDRLIWHYNSQGIYTVKSGYRVALKINEIYIDKPESSFKPNKHLWKLIWKLNVPPKVRNFWWRVCKNGLATKENLFRRRCAQSPTCPLCNDCVESVEHMLTQCAWTRPVWFGSNLISKVSPEKCPSMLIWSSGIIDKSSSLKEASEVISKVALHIWKERNDFVFNHLEVNPLSTVVRASKAQTEFGLISAIQREVLEHNDAPPSANLAWRKPIPGSLKINCDVAIPLDSEKATAAMVVRNEVGELIDGSTATFPVYSVLHGEQEAIRRACHMVEGLKVSQVIIESDNRRAIELSVSELVPPWEVFEVVMDIRRLMKQKNLKMEWVNRFGNKIAHQVAAWASKGQLQPDWVSSPPIALFSLLYADAFNSEL; encoded by the exons ATGGAAGACTTATGGGTACCATTTAAATTCGAGCGTTTATCTGAATATTGTTTCGAATGTGGAAGAATTGGTCACTCGATACCGGAATGTAAATGGAAGGAAACAGGGGCCACCCTTTCCAAAGCTTTTGACTGTGGGCTAAGAGCAGAGATTTCTCCCATCAATGTTATCAACTACGGAGTCAGGCCGCCGAAAATCGCGGCTTATCCAAAACCAAGCGTTCAACTAAGCCGGGAGGGAGGCCAGGATGGTGGTGCGTGGCAGGAGCGGGTGGAAAGGTGGCTAGAGGACACTCCAGATAATGCAATCGTACGAGAAAGGATGAATGTCAGCGACAAAGGAGGAGCACGTCAAGAGGGACACGTGCCTATCGCTGAGAGCCACAGCTGTCCTGAGGAGAATATTCGAGATCCTGATGAGGTATTTTCCCAATCTATCCCTCCCATAATTACTATTGGGCcttcttcttttgttatttCGGACCTCTCTGCTCGGGAATCCAGGCCCACCCCTTCTCTTGTTAAGACCCCTTATTTTGTAGAGGAACCTGATAGCCCACGAGCCTTTCAGAGGAGCCCTCCCGCAAAAACCCAGAAATCCCTTTCTTTGGAGGTGGCCCAAGATGAGGACATAATTAAAACCCCTCTAAGCCCAAGAGCCCCTATGGAAATTGCCCTCTCTTCTGTATTCGATAGATTCCTGTCCCTCAAACGtaaggagagagaggatgatgAACCTCCCCAGAACTCCAAGAAATCAGGTCACCTCATCCAGCTGAAGGCGAATGTACCATCTCTCCCAGACACTCCTTTCCTCGTCCCCTCTATCCCATCTCCTGCCCTTTCTCCGTGCCTCCCTGTCAGCAGAGGAAGGGGGAGCCAAAGCCTTCGAGGTAACAGGGGGAAAAAATCAACCCCGGTACGAAGAATCAAGAAAGCCTTGCCATATGTGGAGGAGGAGCAACTAGTGGATGTCCAGGTATTCCAAAGTGATTCTGTTCCCTCAACCCCTAGGTCTGATGAAGGGGATCAAAATAGGGCTGTGGTGGCTGGCCCCAATCAGCCACAGCCCCAATG GGAGCGTATTTTCTTTTGGAATCAATTGAGAGCTGTGGCTAGGGAGAATCACTATCCTTGGCTTTGTGTGGGAGATTTCAATGAAGTGGCTTCTACGTGGGAAAAGGAAGGGGGTAACGAATATAGGGGAAGGAGAATTGAACTGTTCCAGGAGCTCATTTCGGACTGTGGGTGGATGGACTTGGAATTTAAAGGTCCAGCATTTACTTGGAGTAACAACCAAGGGGGTACCAACAACATCCGAGAAAGACTAGACAGGGCTATGGCTTCAGCGTCTTGGAGGTTGCTTTGGCCAACAGCTCAGGTTTTCCATGAGGTAAAAATGGGGTCGGATCACTGCCCCCTGCTGATCAAACTAAGCAACAACTTGAAGAAAGTTCCCTACCAGTTTAAGTTTGAAAGCATGTGGGCAACAAGTGAAGAATGCTCAAGAGTGATAGCAAGTGCTTGGGATACTTCTACTCCTGGGTCAGCTATGTACTCGCTGAGAACCAAATTGAGATCATGTCAGAAGAGTCTACAAGAATGGAGTAGGAAAACTTTTGGGAACAACAAGAAGAGAATTGAGGACCTTACAGAGAAAATCCGAATTATCCAAAGCCTTCCTTTTAGTCAGGAAGGCTTCTCTCAGGAACAAGATTTTGCAAAAGAGCTGGAGATTACGATGTTGAGAGAGGAGATGTATGTCCATCAGAGGTCTCGAGTCAATTGGTTAAAATTTGGGGATAAGAACACTGTGTTCTTCCATGCTACCCTGATGCAAAGAAGACAGAGAAATCAGTTGTGCACTATTAAAGATGGAAGAGGTATTTGGCTGAAGGAGGAGACTGAGATCAACAGACACTTGGGTGAGTTCTTCTCGAACCTTTTTGAAGCCTCAGGAGACAGAGACTTTACTGCAGCACTGGTAGGAGTCCACAGGAAAATCACAGATTCAATGAATCATAAACTCACCAAGGCGATCTCGAAAGGGGAAATCTTGTTGGCCAGGGACCAACTAGGGGCTTTGAAATCACCTGGGCCTGATGGCTTCCCAGGTTTCTTCTACAAAAA ACCTATTGCCCCGTGTAACTTCATCTTGAAAATCATCACGAAAATTCTTGCTAATCGTCTCAAAAGTATCCTGAGGGGTATTATCACCCCAAACCAATCTGCTTTTGTCCCTGGCAGACTTATCCAAGACAATATCATCGTGGCCCACGAAGCTTTCCACCACCTCAGGAGAAAGAAGAATGGTTATGGGGGATACATGGCCGTCAAACTAGACTTCAACAAAGCCTATGATCGAGTAGAGTGGGACTTTCTGCAAGCAATATTGGAAAAAATGGGTTTTAATCGGGTGTGGATTCAATGGGTTATGCAGTGTGTAACTACAATGAGCTTTGGGGTAAGTGTGAATGGTGAAGTCAAGGCAAAAGTGTCTCCTCGAAGGGGACTCCGGCAAGGGGACCCTCTATCACCCTATCTCTTCTTACTTGTGAAGGATGTCCTCTCTAACCTCCTTACCCAAGCTGTCCAGTCCAGAAACCTTTTAGGAGTTCATTTGGGTCAACAATGCCCTTCCTTGTCACATATCTTTTTTGCGGACGATGCTCTCTTATTTGCAAAAGCTGAATTGCCCGAATGCCAGTCCCTTATGAAGATTTTGGATACATATGGAAAGGCATCAGGACAATCAGTGAACCTGAATAAGTCTGGAATATTTTTCTCCTCCAATCTAAACCCCATCGACAAACAGCTTATTTGCTCCTTCCTAAACATCCCACCTCTCAAAGATGACGCGAAATATCTGGGGCTCCCCTCCTTATGGGGAAGATCAAAAGCTGAGGAATTATCTTTTTTGGTGGAGAAAACTCTGAAGAAGTTGCAAGGATGGAAGCAAAGAATCATCTCTCATTCAGGAAAGGAAGTTATGATCAAAGATGTGGCTCAAGCCATCCCCACGTATGCTATGGCTTGCTTTTGGTTCCCTCAGAAGACAGTGAATAAACTGAACTCGTTGATAAGGAATTACTGGTGGAAAGGTGATCCGGAGAATAGAGGGATTTTTTGGGCCAGTTGGGACAGGATGATTGCTCCAAAAGAGGAAGGAGGAATGGGTTTTCGTGATTTCAGTGCTTTCAATGAGGCTCTCCTGGCAAAACAGGCTTGGAGACTCTTGATGAATCCTAATTCTTACTGGGCAAAGATGATGAAAGGTCTTTACTTCCCCAACTCAAATTTCTTGACAGCCGTTAGAGGAAAAAAGGCCTCTTGGGCTTGGACCAGCATGCTGAAGGGAAGGGAGGTTCTTTGTAAAGGGTTGAGGTGGCAGGTGAGTGGAGGTCGTGAAATCAACTTTTGGGAAGATAAATGGGTTCCTTCGATTCAGAATTTCAAAGTAAACACGCCGAAGCCTCACGGATGTCAAATTCAGAAAGTCTCAGAAGTTATAAGGCCAGGGATGCAAGGTTGGGATGTGAACAAGCTTAGAAGGGTCATTTCAGAGGATGAGGTAAATGCCATAGTGAAGATTGCTTTACCATCAAACCCTCGCAGGGATAGACTGATCTGGCACTATAATTCCCAAGGTATATACACGGTCAAATCTGGATATAGAGTTGCTCTGAAAATCAATGAGATCTATATTGACAAGCCAGAATCGTCCTTTAAACCCAATAAACACCTTTGGAAACTCATTTGGAAGCTGAATGTCCCCCCTAAAGTTAGAAATTTTTGGTGGAGAGTATGTAAAAATGGTTTGGCAACCAAGGAAAATCTTTTCAGAAGGAGGTGTGCTCAATCCCCCACATGTCCTCTCTGTAACGATTGCGTGGAATCAGTGGAACATATGCTAACCCAGTGTGCTTGGACTAGaccagtttggtttggtagcaaCTTGATCTCTAAGGTATCCCCTGAGAAATGCCCTTCTATGTTGATTTGGTCTTCTGGTATCATAGACAAGAGCTCCAGTCTCAAAGAAGCATCAGAGGTAATAAGTAAGGTGGCGCTCCACATTTGGAAGGAAAGAAACGACTTCGTGTTTAATCATCTGGAGGTAAACCCCCTGTCTACTGTGGTTAGAGCTTCCAAAGCTCAAACTGAATTTGGATTAATCTCGGCTATTCAGAGAGAGGTTTTGGAGCACAATGATGCTCCCCCTTCTGCCAATCTGGCCTGGAGAAAACCAATCCCTGGTAGCCTGAAAATTAACTGTGATGTCGCAATTCCCCTGGATAGTGAAAAAGCTACAGCAGCAATGGTGGTTCGTAATGAAGTAGGTGAGCTGATTGATGGTTCGACTGCTACCTTCCCAGTCTACTCAGTTTTACATGGAGAGCAAGAAGCGATCAGGAGGGCATGTCACATGGTTGAAGGCCTAAAAGTTAGCCAAGTCATAATTGAATCGGACAACAGGAGGGCCATTGAACTCAGTGTCTCAGAACTTGTGCCCCCGTGGGAAGTTTTTGAAGTAGTAATGGACATAAGGAGGCTGATGAAGCAGAAGAACTTGAAGATGGAATGGGTGAACAGATTTGGCAACAAGATTGCTCACCAAGTGGCAGCATGGGCATCAAAAGGCCAACTTCAACCTGACTGGGTTTCTAGCCCCCCCAttgctttattttctttgctgtaTGCAGATGCTTTTAATTCTGAGTTGTAG